From the Gouania willdenowi chromosome 19, fGouWil2.1, whole genome shotgun sequence genome, one window contains:
- the LOC114481470 gene encoding zinc finger protein 227-like isoform X1 — MNTVDYRPQEKSRCVYKPNEADRGNTADISGDPILIPGNPTWGHDPKVHPELLCVKEEEDNLWMVPEAEDNDMNRLQFTVTTVKSEDEEGITGSNEDTYLSRHRIPDGQHEDVLKMCMKEEEQDNLWIREDDDVKRLQFTVTTVKSEDEEDEEGKTGSNEDTYLSRHRKPEGQHEDVLKMFVKEEEQDNLWIREDDDVKRLQFTVTTVKSEDEEKPPLQRQDEEGKEKQEDAGADSDSSNPEVSVSEWQKPMRGLDPQPEGGYSKMGVSSNAPKKFFSCSNCGKHFNHKQSLQRHIRRNSDSGSSRGFIMLGCVRLKPNTDSHTGEKLFNCDVCGKRIKYRHNLKTHMRVHTGEKSYGCDVCGQRFAHQQNLKTHKRTHTGEKPFVCQVCGKNVRNLKIHQQVHTGEKPFSCSDCGKSFKRKAHLATHMTVHKGERPFGCELCTKRFYRKGHLRAHMIVHSGEKPFSCDLCGKKFNRKTHLDTHFAIHTGERPYGCAICGQEFTQLGSLNRHMTFHLG, encoded by the exons ATGAACACAGTCGATTATCGTCCACAGGAAAAAAGTCGCTGTGTTTACAAACCGAACGAAGCCGACCGAGGTAACACTGCAG acatttcaggcgaccccattttaattccaggcaaccccacatggggtcacgaccccaaggtccACCCAGAGCTCTTGTGTgtgaaggaggaagaggacaatCTGTGGATGGTTCCAGAAGCCGAGGATAATGATATGAACCGTCTGCAATTCACAGTGACGACTGTGAAGAGTGAGGATGAGGAGGGAATAACAGGAAGTAACGAGGACACATATCTGAGCAGACATCGCATACCTGATG GGCAACATGAAGATGTGTTAAAGATGTGCATGAAGGAGGAGGAACAGGACAATCTCTGGATCAGAGAGGACGACGATGTCAAGCGTCTGCAATTCACAGTGACGACTGTGAAGAGTGAagatgaggaggatgaggagggaaAAACAGGAAGTAACGAGGACACATATCTGAGCAGACATCGCAAACCTGAAG GGCAACATGAAGATGTGTTAAAGATGTTCGTGAAGGAGGAGGAACAGGACAATCTCTGGATCAGAGAGGACGACGATGTCAAGCGTCTGCAATTCACAGTGACGACTGTGAAGAGTGAGGATGAGGAGAAGCCTCCTCTTCAGAGGCAGGATGAAGAAGGCAAAGAGAAGCAGGAGGATGCAGGAGCAGATTCAGACTCTTCAAACCCTGAGGTCAGTGTTAGCGAGTGGCAGAAACCAATGAGAGGCTTGGATCCTCAACCTGAGGGTGGCTACAGCAAGATGGGAGTGAGTTCTAACGCTCCTAAAAAGTTCTTCAGCTGCTCCAACTGTGGGAAACACTTTAATCACAAACAATCACTTCAGAGGCACATCAGACGTAATTCAGACAGCGGCTCGTCCAGAGGCTTCATCATGTTGGGATGCGTCCGACTGAAGCCGAACACCGACTCGCACACTGGAGAGAAACTATTCAACTGTGACGTCTGCGGCAAACGAATAAAGTACCGACACAACCTGAAGACGCACATGCGCGTCCACACCGGGGAGAAATCCTACGGCTGTGACGTGTGCGGACAAAGATTCGCGCACCAGCAAaacctgaaaacacacaaacgaaCGCACACCGGTGAGAAACCCTTTGTTTGTCAAGTGTGCGGGAAAAACGTGCGTAACCTGAAGATTCACCAGCAGGTGCACACGGGTGAGAAGCCGTTCAGCTGCAGCGACTGCGGGAAAAGCTTCAAGCGAAAGGCGCACCTGGCGACGCACATGACGGTGCACAAAGGAGAGCGGCCGTTTGGCTGCGAGCTGTGCACCAAAAGGTTCTACCGCAAGGGTCACCTCAGGGCGCACATGATCGTGCACTCTGGGGAGAAACCCTTCAGCTGTGATCTCTGCGGGAAGAAGTTCAACCGGAAAACACACCTGGACACAcactttgctattcacacaGGGGAGAGACCTTATGGCTGTGCTATTTGTGGTCAAGAATTCACACAATTGGGAAGTTTGAATAGACACATGACGTTCCACCTCGGATAG
- the LOC114481470 gene encoding zinc finger protein OZF-like isoform X3 yields MNTVDYRPQEKSRCVYKPNEADRGNTAVTTVKSEDEEGITGSNEDTYLSRHRIPDGQHEDVLKMCMKEEEQDNLWIREDDDVKRLQFTVTTVKSEDEEDEEGKTGSNEDTYLSRHRKPEGQHEDVLKMFVKEEEQDNLWIREDDDVKRLQFTVTTVKSEDEEKPPLQRQDEEGKEKQEDAGADSDSSNPEVSVSEWQKPMRGLDPQPEGGYSKMGVSSNAPKKFFSCSNCGKHFNHKQSLQRHIRRNSDSGSSRGFIMLGCVRLKPNTDSHTGEKLFNCDVCGKRIKYRHNLKTHMRVHTGEKSYGCDVCGQRFAHQQNLKTHKRTHTGEKPFVCQVCGKNVRNLKIHQQVHTGEKPFSCSDCGKSFKRKAHLATHMTVHKGERPFGCELCTKRFYRKGHLRAHMIVHSGEKPFSCDLCGKKFNRKTHLDTHFAIHTGERPYGCAICGQEFTQLGSLNRHMTFHLG; encoded by the exons ATGAACACAGTCGATTATCGTCCACAGGAAAAAAGTCGCTGTGTTTACAAACCGAACGAAGCCGACCGAGGTAACACTGCAG TGACGACTGTGAAGAGTGAGGATGAGGAGGGAATAACAGGAAGTAACGAGGACACATATCTGAGCAGACATCGCATACCTGATG GGCAACATGAAGATGTGTTAAAGATGTGCATGAAGGAGGAGGAACAGGACAATCTCTGGATCAGAGAGGACGACGATGTCAAGCGTCTGCAATTCACAGTGACGACTGTGAAGAGTGAagatgaggaggatgaggagggaaAAACAGGAAGTAACGAGGACACATATCTGAGCAGACATCGCAAACCTGAAG GGCAACATGAAGATGTGTTAAAGATGTTCGTGAAGGAGGAGGAACAGGACAATCTCTGGATCAGAGAGGACGACGATGTCAAGCGTCTGCAATTCACAGTGACGACTGTGAAGAGTGAGGATGAGGAGAAGCCTCCTCTTCAGAGGCAGGATGAAGAAGGCAAAGAGAAGCAGGAGGATGCAGGAGCAGATTCAGACTCTTCAAACCCTGAGGTCAGTGTTAGCGAGTGGCAGAAACCAATGAGAGGCTTGGATCCTCAACCTGAGGGTGGCTACAGCAAGATGGGAGTGAGTTCTAACGCTCCTAAAAAGTTCTTCAGCTGCTCCAACTGTGGGAAACACTTTAATCACAAACAATCACTTCAGAGGCACATCAGACGTAATTCAGACAGCGGCTCGTCCAGAGGCTTCATCATGTTGGGATGCGTCCGACTGAAGCCGAACACCGACTCGCACACTGGAGAGAAACTATTCAACTGTGACGTCTGCGGCAAACGAATAAAGTACCGACACAACCTGAAGACGCACATGCGCGTCCACACCGGGGAGAAATCCTACGGCTGTGACGTGTGCGGACAAAGATTCGCGCACCAGCAAaacctgaaaacacacaaacgaaCGCACACCGGTGAGAAACCCTTTGTTTGTCAAGTGTGCGGGAAAAACGTGCGTAACCTGAAGATTCACCAGCAGGTGCACACGGGTGAGAAGCCGTTCAGCTGCAGCGACTGCGGGAAAAGCTTCAAGCGAAAGGCGCACCTGGCGACGCACATGACGGTGCACAAAGGAGAGCGGCCGTTTGGCTGCGAGCTGTGCACCAAAAGGTTCTACCGCAAGGGTCACCTCAGGGCGCACATGATCGTGCACTCTGGGGAGAAACCCTTCAGCTGTGATCTCTGCGGGAAGAAGTTCAACCGGAAAACACACCTGGACACAcactttgctattcacacaGGGGAGAGACCTTATGGCTGTGCTATTTGTGGTCAAGAATTCACACAATTGGGAAGTTTGAATAGACACATGACGTTCCACCTCGGATAG
- the LOC114481470 gene encoding zinc finger protein 227-like isoform X2: MNTVDYRPQEKSRCVYKPNEADRGNTAGNPTWGHDPKVHPELLCVKEEEDNLWMVPEAEDNDMNRLQFTVTTVKSEDEEGITGSNEDTYLSRHRIPDGQHEDVLKMCMKEEEQDNLWIREDDDVKRLQFTVTTVKSEDEEDEEGKTGSNEDTYLSRHRKPEGQHEDVLKMFVKEEEQDNLWIREDDDVKRLQFTVTTVKSEDEEKPPLQRQDEEGKEKQEDAGADSDSSNPEVSVSEWQKPMRGLDPQPEGGYSKMGVSSNAPKKFFSCSNCGKHFNHKQSLQRHIRRNSDSGSSRGFIMLGCVRLKPNTDSHTGEKLFNCDVCGKRIKYRHNLKTHMRVHTGEKSYGCDVCGQRFAHQQNLKTHKRTHTGEKPFVCQVCGKNVRNLKIHQQVHTGEKPFSCSDCGKSFKRKAHLATHMTVHKGERPFGCELCTKRFYRKGHLRAHMIVHSGEKPFSCDLCGKKFNRKTHLDTHFAIHTGERPYGCAICGQEFTQLGSLNRHMTFHLG, encoded by the exons ATGAACACAGTCGATTATCGTCCACAGGAAAAAAGTCGCTGTGTTTACAAACCGAACGAAGCCGACCGAGGTAACACTGCAG gcaaccccacatggggtcacgaccccaaggtccACCCAGAGCTCTTGTGTgtgaaggaggaagaggacaatCTGTGGATGGTTCCAGAAGCCGAGGATAATGATATGAACCGTCTGCAATTCACAGTGACGACTGTGAAGAGTGAGGATGAGGAGGGAATAACAGGAAGTAACGAGGACACATATCTGAGCAGACATCGCATACCTGATG GGCAACATGAAGATGTGTTAAAGATGTGCATGAAGGAGGAGGAACAGGACAATCTCTGGATCAGAGAGGACGACGATGTCAAGCGTCTGCAATTCACAGTGACGACTGTGAAGAGTGAagatgaggaggatgaggagggaaAAACAGGAAGTAACGAGGACACATATCTGAGCAGACATCGCAAACCTGAAG GGCAACATGAAGATGTGTTAAAGATGTTCGTGAAGGAGGAGGAACAGGACAATCTCTGGATCAGAGAGGACGACGATGTCAAGCGTCTGCAATTCACAGTGACGACTGTGAAGAGTGAGGATGAGGAGAAGCCTCCTCTTCAGAGGCAGGATGAAGAAGGCAAAGAGAAGCAGGAGGATGCAGGAGCAGATTCAGACTCTTCAAACCCTGAGGTCAGTGTTAGCGAGTGGCAGAAACCAATGAGAGGCTTGGATCCTCAACCTGAGGGTGGCTACAGCAAGATGGGAGTGAGTTCTAACGCTCCTAAAAAGTTCTTCAGCTGCTCCAACTGTGGGAAACACTTTAATCACAAACAATCACTTCAGAGGCACATCAGACGTAATTCAGACAGCGGCTCGTCCAGAGGCTTCATCATGTTGGGATGCGTCCGACTGAAGCCGAACACCGACTCGCACACTGGAGAGAAACTATTCAACTGTGACGTCTGCGGCAAACGAATAAAGTACCGACACAACCTGAAGACGCACATGCGCGTCCACACCGGGGAGAAATCCTACGGCTGTGACGTGTGCGGACAAAGATTCGCGCACCAGCAAaacctgaaaacacacaaacgaaCGCACACCGGTGAGAAACCCTTTGTTTGTCAAGTGTGCGGGAAAAACGTGCGTAACCTGAAGATTCACCAGCAGGTGCACACGGGTGAGAAGCCGTTCAGCTGCAGCGACTGCGGGAAAAGCTTCAAGCGAAAGGCGCACCTGGCGACGCACATGACGGTGCACAAAGGAGAGCGGCCGTTTGGCTGCGAGCTGTGCACCAAAAGGTTCTACCGCAAGGGTCACCTCAGGGCGCACATGATCGTGCACTCTGGGGAGAAACCCTTCAGCTGTGATCTCTGCGGGAAGAAGTTCAACCGGAAAACACACCTGGACACAcactttgctattcacacaGGGGAGAGACCTTATGGCTGTGCTATTTGTGGTCAAGAATTCACACAATTGGGAAGTTTGAATAGACACATGACGTTCCACCTCGGATAG